One Prolixibacteraceae bacterium DNA segment encodes these proteins:
- a CDS encoding L-serine ammonia-lyase, iron-sulfur-dependent, subunit alpha, with amino-acid sequence MDRQYQKQILELLKSEVVPAMGCTEPIAVALATAKAAELLGEDPTNIVIKVSRNILKNAMGVGIPGTGMRGIPIAAAMGAMGGISEKKLEVLADVSPENTEKAKLFVEQQKVAVEQKETSEMLYIESLCYAGDRKASAIIKKDHTAFYELKINDEVVSVLEDTSNIDHAEESKNDLNLTIKKILEFTVSIPFEEIQFLREAVEMNLAVSKEGLTHEYGLQVGKKVMENVEKGILSPGLINYAQSKACAASDARMAGCTLPVMTTTGSGNQGITAMLPVIAVADRLMKNEEKMIRALALSNLITIHIKSKLGRLSALCGAMVAGTGASAGITYLMGGNCSQIEAAIQNMAGGLTGMICDGAKLGCSLKISAAVNQAIQLALLAIDNVCIGDTDGIIDQDVEKTIANVAEIGSQGMLETDKMILEKMICK; translated from the coding sequence GCACAGAGCCAATTGCAGTAGCACTGGCTACTGCCAAAGCAGCTGAACTCCTTGGAGAAGACCCTACAAACATCGTCATTAAAGTGAGTCGTAACATTCTTAAAAATGCAATGGGTGTAGGTATCCCAGGAACAGGAATGAGAGGAATTCCTATTGCTGCAGCCATGGGTGCGATGGGCGGAATTTCTGAAAAAAAATTAGAAGTACTTGCCGATGTATCTCCAGAAAACACAGAAAAAGCAAAACTCTTTGTTGAACAGCAAAAAGTCGCTGTAGAGCAAAAAGAGACAAGCGAAATGCTATATATTGAGAGCCTTTGTTATGCTGGTGATAGAAAAGCATCTGCTATCATAAAAAAAGATCATACCGCTTTTTATGAGCTTAAGATTAACGACGAAGTAGTCTCTGTACTTGAGGATACTTCAAATATAGATCACGCGGAAGAGTCAAAGAACGACCTAAACCTCACCATTAAGAAAATACTAGAATTTACGGTCTCTATTCCTTTTGAAGAGATTCAATTCTTACGTGAAGCGGTTGAGATGAACTTAGCCGTATCAAAAGAGGGGCTAACCCACGAATACGGTTTGCAAGTAGGTAAAAAGGTCATGGAGAACGTAGAAAAGGGTATTCTATCTCCTGGTCTTATCAACTATGCACAAAGTAAAGCATGTGCTGCATCCGATGCACGTATGGCAGGTTGTACACTTCCTGTGATGACCACAACAGGCTCTGGAAACCAAGGGATCACTGCCATGTTGCCTGTTATCGCTGTTGCAGACCGTTTGATGAAAAACGAGGAAAAGATGATCCGTGCTTTGGCATTAAGTAACCTTATAACCATCCACATTAAGTCAAAACTTGGACGATTGAGTGCACTTTGTGGGGCCATGGTTGCTGGTACAGGAGCAAGTGCAGGAATCACGTATCTTATGGGCGGAAACTGTAGCCAAATAGAAGCAGCAATACAAAACATGGCAGGGGGACTTACTGGAATGATTTGTGATGGAGCCAAACTAGGCTGTTCTTTAAAGATATCTGCAGCTGTGAACCAAGCGATTCAGCTTGCCCTTCTAGCAATTGACAATGTTTGTATTGGTGACACCGATGGGATTATTGACCAAGATGTAGAAAAAACCATTGCAAATGTAGCCGAAATTGGATCACAAGGTATGCTAGAAACAGACAAGATGATTCTTGAAAAGATGATCTGTAAATAG